Part of the Pseudomonadales bacterium genome is shown below.
TCCACTCACCTTTCTCTGCCTGCTGCTGTTGCTGCTGACGAGCATGCTCTTGCAGCGTCATGGTGGCTTTCTGGCGACCTGTGCCGCACTGGCGGCATTTTCGGGTGCGGCCCTGCTGTGGGGACAATCGGCCCGTTTGCACTGGATGGTCGGACTTGCACTGTCTGGCCTGATTCTGGGCAGCGCCACGGCACTCATCGTCCACGCCATGCTGACCAGCAAATGGGTCAGCAATACGCCGATGTTCGCCTGGACGATGGCAGCGGCAGCGACCACGATCGTGGTCATTCTCGGGGCCGTTCTGATGCAGCGCTGGAAGCCATATCTCTCGGCGCCACGGCAATTCTCCCTGCTGCTTGCAGTCAGCCTGACGCTGGCATTGATGGTACCGTCGATCTTCGGCTATCGGATGGAGAGCCGTTTCTCTTCATCGCTGGATGATCTGTCTGAACGCATCCAGCATGTGCGCACTTCGCTCGGCCTGATGGGCAACGATGTTCTGACTCGACTGCTGGGCGTCGGGGTCGGGCGGTTTCCAGCCTCCTACTACTGGCAGGAGGAGATTGCCAACCAGAAGGCCGTCGGCACCTTCTGGTTTCAACACGAAACGGGACACGAAAACTATCTGACCTTTGCCGGGGCCCACGATCTGCGGCTTGGTCAGGCCATCGACATGAAGCCGGCAGAGCGCTATCTGCTCAGTCTCGATGTCAGAACGGCCGACCCCGAGGCTGCGCTGTCACTGCGCATCTGCCACCGCAGGCTGATCGAGCCCTCCGAGTACAATCCGCTCTGCTGGGACAGGGGCGAAATCGTCAAGGGCACACCCGGGCAGTGGCAACACCTGCAGTTCACGGTCGACAACGAGTTTCTCGGCAGCTGGCGCAATCAGATCAAGGCACCGCTGTTCCTGCTGTTCAGCAACCGGCGTGAATACCGTTTCAATTTGATTCCGCAGACCTTTCTCGACATCGACAACCTCTCGCTGAAGGATGCATCGGGCCGGGAACTGCTCAGCAATGGCGATTTCGAGCGCGGCATCGACCGCTGGTTCGGCTTCTACGACTTCAACCACCAGCATTGGCACATCGAGAGCCTGCTGCCGCATCTCTACTTCGAACTGGGTGGGATCGGGGTGGGTCTGTTCGGCCTGCTGATGATGGTCTCGATCATCCGCGCCAGCAGGTTGGTCGGGGCAGGGGAGCTGTTCCACGCCGCACCGATGCTGTCGCTGTGCGGAGTGCTGAGTGCCGGGATCTTCAACGGCATGATCGACGCGCCGCGGGTACAACTACTGATCTATCTGCTGCTGCTGTTGCCGTTGCTGCAACCTGGACGCTTCATGGTGCCGGCTCGGCCGGAAGGGCAGGCGCAACCGTCATGAGGTGAATGGCTGCCCGGTGATCTCTGCTCACCGGGCAGCCCGTGATGGCATCAGGCAGTGGCGGCTGCGCTGGGGCGCTGCTTCATGCGCTCATACCAAGCCAGCAACTGGGTGCAGCCCGGATCGATGTTCTGTCCGACGCCACGACCGAAGTCGATGAAGGCAAAGAGCATCAGGTCAGCCAGCGTCAGCCGCTTGCCGCAGACGAACTCCTTGCCGGCCATCTGGCCATCCAGCCATTTGAGTCCATCCTGGGCCACGGCTTTCAGCCCCGGTGCCGCTTCGGGGATGATCCGCATCCGCGACTCGAACAATCTGGCCCCTTCGGCAAAGCGAAAACCGCTGCCCAGCGGTTCACAGATCTTCAGGTCGATGCGGCGGGTCCACATGCGGGTTTCGGCGCGCTCCTGGGCGCTGCTGCCGATCAGTGCCGGTTGCGGTTGCAGCTCTTCGAGATATTCGCAGATGGCCACGGTTTCGCTGATGACAGTGCCATCGTCCAGTTCGAGTGCCGGCAGTTGACCTGCCGGATTCTTGTTCAAAAAGGGCTCCTTGCGGTTCTCTCCGGCCAACAGATCGACCGGCACGGTCTCAATGTTGAGCCCTTTTTCGGCCATGAACAGTCGGACCAGCCGCGGATTTGGACCCATCGACGAGTAGAGTTTCATCTTCATCTTCTCCTGTTATTGTGATTCTCGGCAGGTGGATTGTTGCCGATAGCCCATTCGGCCACAAGTCGGCAGTCAACTGCGGTGGCCATGGGGTCATGGTCGCATCACTGCAGAAATCAGCTCTTCTCATGCATCAAAAAAACGCTCAACTCAATGTTTTATAGAGTTATTGAGTTGTCATCTTCGTTGATGGCGGCGAAACAGCGGCTGCGGGTCATCGCTGGCGCCCTGATAGGGGGCAGTGAAGTCATCAAAGGCGGCCAGCGCACTGTCGGGATCGAGGCTCTCTGGAAGAACCAGTGAGTCAAAGCCGCAACGACCGAGAAAATAGATCTGGTCCAGCCCGATATCACCCAGGGCGCGCAGTTCGCCGGAATAGCGGTAGTGGTCGCGCAGCAGACGGGCATAGGAGTAGCCGCGCCCATCGGTGAAGGTCGGAAAGTGGATCGCAATCAAGGCGAAGTGGGGCAGGTCGGCGGCAATCAGCTCGGGCGGCTGATCGCAACCGAGCCAGATGCCCAGTGGCGAACCACGCTCCAGCAGCGCCTGCCGTTGCGTCTGCCAGCATTCGAGCGAAACGATCAGCTGACCCTGTGCCGGTACGGCATCGCCATCACGCAGCAGTTGCCACTGATCCTGGCAGAGCGCTCGATGCTTAATGACTGGCTGGGCCATAGACCTGCTCCTTGAAGGGTTCAAGACCGACGCGGCGGTAGGTGTCGATGAACTTCTCACCCGTCGTGCGCTGTTCGACATAGACCTTGACGATCTTCTCGATGACGTCAGGGATCTGCTGCTGCGAGAAAGAGGGGCCCATCACGTCGCCGAGCGCCGCCTCTTCGCCTTCGCCAGCGGAGCCGCCGAGTGAAATCTGATAGTACTCCGCCCCTTTTTTGTCGACACCGAGAATGCCGATGTGACCGACATGGTGGTGGCCGCAGGCATTCATGCAGCCGGAGATGTTCAGATCGATCCGGCCCAGTGCATAGAGCTGCTCGATGTCGTCGAAACGGCGCTGGATCGCTTCGGCGATCGGAATCGACTTGGCGTTGGCCAGCGAGCAGAAGTCGCCGCCGGGGCAGCAGATGATGTCGTTCAGCGTGCCGATGTTGGGGGTGGCCAGATGCAGCGCCTCGAGCTGCTGCCAGAGCTGTTCGAGTTCGCTCTGGCGCACGTCGGCGAGAATCAGGTTCTGTTCGTGGCTGACGCGCAGCTCGCCGAAGCTGAAGCGGTCGGCCAGGTCGGCCACCGCCTCCATCTGCCAATCATCGAGGTCGCCCGGTGCAATGCCGGTCCGTTTAAGCGACAGCGTCACCGCCGCATAGCCGGGCTGCTTGTGCGGCATGACATTGTGCTCCAGCCAGCGGCCGAAAGCCGGCTGGCGAGCTGCCAGGGCCGCCAGCTCGGCACTGCGATCGGCCAGCGCTGCATAGGCTGGCGGAGTGAAGAAGCCCTGCACCCGCTCGATCTCCTCGCGCGTCAGCGTGATGGCGCCGTCGCGCAGCCCGTTCCACTGCGCCTCGACCAGGCGGGTGAACTCCTCGGCGCCGAGTGCCTTGACCAGAATCTTGATGCGCGCCTTGTACTTGTTGTCGCGCCGTCCCAGCATGTTGTAGACCCGCAGGATGGCTTCGAGGTAGCCCAGCAGATGCCGTTCCGGCAGCTGATCGCGAATCAGCGTGCCGATGACCGGCGTGCGGCCAAGGCCACCACCGACCCAGATCTGACAAACCACCTCGCCCTGCGCATTGCGATCGAGCTGCACGCCGATGTCATGCACCGCGATGGCGGCGCGGTCGGATTTCGCGCCATTGACCGCAATCTTGAACTTGCGCGGCAGGTAGGCGAATTCGGGGTGGAAGGTGGACCACTGCCGGATCAGCTCACAGTAGGGACGCGGATCGACGACCTCGTCGGGCGCGATGCCGGCGAACTGGTCGCTGGTGACATTGCGGATGCAGTTGCCGCTGGTCTGGATCGCATGCATCTGCACCGTGGCCAGTTCGGCCAGAATATCGGGCACATCCTCGAGTTCGGGCCAGTTGAGTTGCAGATTCTGCCGGGTGGTGAAGTGGCCATAGCCCTTGTCGTAGTGGCGGCAGATGGTGGCCAGCTTGCGCAACTGGGTCGAGCTGAGCAGACCGTAGGGGATGGCGATGCGCAACATCGGCGCCACCCGCTGGATGTAAAGCCCGTTCTGCAGCCGCAGCGGGCGGAACTGGTCGTCGTTCAATGCGCCATCGAGGTAGCGTTCGGTCTGGCGACGGAACTGGCGAACCCGCTCGTTCACCAGTTGCTGATCATAGTGGTCGTAGATGTACATGGTGCAAGATTCAGCAGGTCGATCGGATCGGTGTTTTCTTCTAGCCCAAAAGCAAGCCCGCAAGGATAACAGGGAAGGCGCCCCGGCAAAAACGCCATTTCGGTGGGGAG
Proteins encoded:
- a CDS encoding glutathione S-transferase family protein — translated: MKLYSSMGPNPRLVRLFMAEKGLNIETVPVDLLAGENRKEPFLNKNPAGQLPALELDDGTVISETVAICEYLEELQPQPALIGSSAQERAETRMWTRRIDLKICEPLGSGFRFAEGARLFESRMRIIPEAAPGLKAVAQDGLKWLDGQMAGKEFVCGKRLTLADLMLFAFIDFGRGVGQNIDPGCTQLLAWYERMKQRPSAAATA
- a CDS encoding DUF934 domain-containing protein produces the protein MAQPVIKHRALCQDQWQLLRDGDAVPAQGQLIVSLECWQTQRQALLERGSPLGIWLGCDQPPELIAADLPHFALIAIHFPTFTDGRGYSYARLLRDHYRYSGELRALGDIGLDQIYFLGRCGFDSLVLPESLDPDSALAAFDDFTAPYQGASDDPQPLFRRHQRR
- a CDS encoding nitrite/sulfite reductase; this translates as MYIYDHYDQQLVNERVRQFRRQTERYLDGALNDDQFRPLRLQNGLYIQRVAPMLRIAIPYGLLSSTQLRKLATICRHYDKGYGHFTTRQNLQLNWPELEDVPDILAELATVQMHAIQTSGNCIRNVTSDQFAGIAPDEVVDPRPYCELIRQWSTFHPEFAYLPRKFKIAVNGAKSDRAAIAVHDIGVQLDRNAQGEVVCQIWVGGGLGRTPVIGTLIRDQLPERHLLGYLEAILRVYNMLGRRDNKYKARIKILVKALGAEEFTRLVEAQWNGLRDGAITLTREEIERVQGFFTPPAYAALADRSAELAALAARQPAFGRWLEHNVMPHKQPGYAAVTLSLKRTGIAPGDLDDWQMEAVADLADRFSFGELRVSHEQNLILADVRQSELEQLWQQLEALHLATPNIGTLNDIICCPGGDFCSLANAKSIPIAEAIQRRFDDIEQLYALGRIDLNISGCMNACGHHHVGHIGILGVDKKGAEYYQISLGGSAGEGEEAALGDVMGPSFSQQQIPDVIEKIVKVYVEQRTTGEKFIDTYRRVGLEPFKEQVYGPASH